A window of Clostridium sp. 'White wine YQ' contains these coding sequences:
- a CDS encoding alkaline phosphatase family protein — protein sequence MRNMKSFEEVSKSTYKKFTVPLYESYCFSNIFGTVKDLFGIEADKKLPIDTLEGLETSPNKVVFFLIDAFGWSFYDRYKSQSKFLGKVEEKGVVSKLTSQFPSTTTVHVTTALTGEAINEHGLYEWFYYEPVVEDVIVPFLFKEARKDGMQTLQDRNIDPSSFLPKESLFKNLKEHGVKTTVYQPERINQGAFTETMCKHAELKGYENYKELFEGLSKDLVKDNEKEYFYVYIPELDTVAHKEGDSSKEFQAAVKKLFKHLDSFYDNGKSKFANTMIMISADHGQIESDLSKKYYINEMIPDIDKYLVKNRNGDIMSPTGYARDLILHVKEEHLNFLKEHLIKELKDLAEVYTFDELAQIGFFHNPSKRLKERCGNLIILPRGNTNIWWYEKDVFEIIFKGVHGGANKKEMEIPLLAYLFH from the coding sequence ATGAGAAATATGAAGTCCTTTGAAGAAGTTAGTAAAAGCACATATAAGAAATTTACAGTTCCTTTATATGAAAGCTATTGTTTCTCTAATATTTTTGGAACCGTAAAGGATTTGTTTGGCATTGAAGCAGATAAGAAGCTACCAATTGATACTTTAGAAGGGCTTGAGACATCACCAAATAAAGTGGTATTTTTCTTAATAGATGCCTTTGGATGGAGCTTTTATGATAGATATAAAAGTCAGTCAAAGTTTTTAGGTAAGGTTGAAGAGAAGGGAGTCGTATCAAAGCTAACCTCTCAATTTCCTTCAACTACAACTGTACATGTAACAACAGCTTTAACTGGAGAAGCTATAAATGAACATGGACTTTATGAATGGTTTTATTATGAGCCAGTGGTAGAAGACGTAATAGTTCCATTTTTATTTAAAGAAGCTAGAAAAGACGGAATGCAAACCTTACAAGATAGAAATATAGATCCATCTAGCTTTTTGCCTAAAGAGAGTTTATTTAAGAATTTAAAAGAACATGGAGTAAAGACTACGGTTTATCAGCCAGAGAGAATAAATCAAGGAGCATTTACAGAGACAATGTGTAAACATGCTGAATTAAAGGGTTATGAGAATTATAAAGAGCTATTTGAAGGGTTGTCAAAGGATTTAGTAAAAGATAATGAAAAAGAATATTTCTATGTTTATATCCCTGAATTAGATACTGTAGCTCATAAAGAAGGAGACTCATCTAAAGAATTTCAGGCAGCTGTAAAAAAGCTATTTAAACATTTAGATTCTTTTTATGATAATGGAAAAAGTAAATTTGCTAACACAATGATAATGATAAGTGCAGACCATGGGCAAATAGAAAGTGATTTAAGTAAGAAGTACTATATAAATGAAATGATACCTGATATTGATAAATACTTAGTTAAAAATAGAAATGGGGATATAATGTCACCAACTGGCTACGCTAGAGACCTAATCCTTCATGTAAAAGAGGAACATTTAAATTTCTTAAAAGAACATTTGATTAAGGAACTAAAAGACTTAGCTGAAGTTTATACCTTTGATGAACTAGCTCAGATAGGCTTTTTTCACAATCCATCAAAAAGGTTAAAAGAAAGATGCGGTAACCTTATCATATTGCCAAGAGGTAATACTAACATCTGGTGGTATGAGAAAGATGTTTTCGAAATTATTTTTAAAGGGGTACACGGTGGAGCAAACAAAAAGGAAATGGAGATACCATTATTAGCTTATTTATTTCATTAA
- a CDS encoding LacI family DNA-binding transcriptional regulator produces MITIYDIAKLSGYSVSTVSRAINNQPRISKETRDKILEIVSKYDYIPNSKAVSLSIGKSFNLGIIVPYSSSNSYYDAIISGIMEEGFRDGYKVTFLPTNYDKEIELEYLKMFSSKEFDGLIILSAANSFKLIEDYKKYGPIICCEDVGDCSLPSVYINRFEAYEPILAELKKKNYKNFALTFSRTYDSSLASQKVFNIFQRNSKNLSSKLIYNNCKNFEDGYKAGQYFYSLKNNIDCIFANSDEVAAGIYKFFKENNIKVPLIIGQDNQAISKLLDISTIDFHITTLGKKAVSMCISGEFRNEIIKSSFIKRGDL; encoded by the coding sequence ATGATAACTATTTATGATATTGCGAAACTATCAGGCTACTCTGTTTCTACAGTATCTCGTGCAATAAACAATCAACCAAGAATTTCTAAAGAAACTCGAGATAAAATCTTAGAAATAGTATCAAAATATGATTATATTCCAAATAGTAAGGCAGTAAGTCTTAGTATTGGGAAAAGCTTTAACCTTGGAATAATAGTGCCTTATAGTAGTTCTAATAGTTATTATGATGCGATAATAAGTGGGATTATGGAGGAAGGTTTTAGAGATGGTTATAAAGTTACCTTTTTGCCTACAAACTATGATAAGGAAATAGAGCTTGAATATCTTAAAATGTTTTCCTCAAAAGAATTTGATGGTCTTATAATACTATCTGCTGCAAATTCTTTTAAATTAATAGAAGACTATAAAAAATATGGCCCAATTATTTGCTGTGAAGATGTAGGGGACTGCAGTCTTCCTTCTGTTTACATAAATAGATTTGAAGCCTATGAACCTATATTAGCAGAGCTTAAAAAGAAAAATTATAAGAACTTTGCCCTTACCTTTAGTAGAACTTATGATTCTAGCTTAGCTTCGCAAAAAGTTTTTAATATATTTCAAAGGAATTCAAAAAACTTATCATCAAAGTTAATATATAACAATTGCAAAAATTTTGAGGACGGCTATAAGGCTGGACAATATTTTTATAGTTTAAAAAACAATATAGATTGCATATTTGCAAATAGTGATGAAGTTGCAGCTGGAATTTATAAATTTTTTAAAGAAAATAACATCAAAGTCCCACTTATTATAGGCCAAGATAATCAAGCTATAAGTAAGCTTTTAGATATATCTACTATTGATTTTCATATAACTACTTTAGGTAAGAAAGCAGTTTCCATGTGTATATCTGGAGAATTTAGAAATGAAATTATAAAAAGTTCTTTTATAAAAAGAGGAGATTTATAA
- a CDS encoding 2'-5' RNA ligase family protein — protein MSEKFLCLVATFDEETEIYMKGIERTINETGIIGKQTPNLPHHITMAYYDTNREEEIKKLLEDVCLETKSFDLSFNHIGLFDLAVIFFAPDVNHELLSLHEEFDKECINNDKGWTPHATILIDNEENIQKAIPIVANNFTQINARVEKVSLYEFFPTRFIAEYNLQ, from the coding sequence ATGAGTGAAAAGTTTTTATGTTTAGTAGCAACATTTGATGAAGAAACAGAAATATATATGAAAGGAATTGAAAGAACCATAAATGAAACAGGTATAATAGGAAAACAGACTCCTAATCTACCTCATCATATTACTATGGCTTACTATGATACAAATCGTGAGGAAGAAATTAAAAAGTTACTTGAAGATGTATGTTTAGAAACAAAAAGTTTTGATTTATCTTTTAATCATATTGGATTATTTGATTTGGCAGTAATCTTTTTCGCACCAGATGTTAATCATGAATTACTAAGTTTACATGAAGAGTTTGATAAGGAATGCATTAATAATGACAAGGGATGGACTCCTCATGCAACAATTTTAATAGATAATGAGGAAAATATTCAAAAGGCAATTCCAATAGTAGCTAATAATTTTACGCAAATAAACGCAAGAGTGGAGAAAGTAAGTTTATATGAATTTTTCCCAACGAGGTTTATAGCTGAATATAATCTGCAGTAA
- a CDS encoding DUF7916 family protein, with the protein MKRLLSCFASDFKKMSRDELKQAILASEGRTVLGETVVTAAPLLEGLTNAEVMASFGADLILLNEYDVYEKKVQGLNECHKTIDRLKEMVGRPIGINLEPVDENATFIEDKLNISNGRKATKETFIEANNQGIDFICLTGNPATGVSNSAILNSINVAKKYYKGLIFAGKMHGAGINEKFLDVDIIESFIDKGADGILVPAVGTVPGVQEQELYNLVKRVKAKGALSISAIGTSQESADVDTIRQFALSNKRVGIDIHHIGDGGYGRMADPENIMALSIVVRGKRHTYFRMSQSLMR; encoded by the coding sequence ATGAAAAGATTATTAAGTTGTTTTGCAAGTGATTTTAAGAAAATGAGTAGAGACGAACTTAAACAAGCAATTTTAGCAAGTGAAGGAAGAACTGTTCTAGGGGAAACAGTGGTGACTGCAGCACCATTACTAGAAGGACTTACAAATGCTGAGGTAATGGCATCCTTTGGTGCCGATTTAATATTGCTTAATGAATATGATGTTTATGAAAAAAAGGTTCAAGGGTTAAATGAATGCCATAAAACCATTGATAGGTTAAAAGAAATGGTTGGAAGGCCAATAGGAATTAACTTAGAGCCTGTTGATGAAAATGCAACATTTATAGAAGATAAGCTAAATATTTCAAATGGAAGAAAGGCAACTAAAGAGACATTTATTGAGGCAAATAATCAAGGAATAGATTTTATTTGTTTAACAGGAAACCCAGCTACAGGAGTTTCAAATAGTGCTATTTTGAACTCAATTAATGTTGCTAAGAAATATTATAAGGGATTAATATTTGCAGGTAAGATGCATGGAGCAGGAATAAATGAAAAATTTCTTGATGTTGACATTATAGAAAGCTTTATAGATAAGGGTGCTGATGGAATATTAGTTCCAGCAGTAGGAACAGTTCCAGGAGTTCAGGAACAAGAACTTTATAATTTAGTTAAAAGAGTAAAAGCAAAAGGAGCTCTAAGTATAAGTGCAATAGGAACTAGTCAAGAAAGTGCAGATGTGGATACCATAAGACAATTTGCTTTGAGTAATAAAAGAGTAGGAATTGATATTCATCATATAGGAGATGGTGGATACGGAAGAATGGCAGACCCAGAAAATATAATGGCTCTATCTATAGTTGTTAGGGGGAAAAGACATACCTATTT
- a CDS encoding CBS domain-containing protein has translation MQVKDIMSKDLVSLNQEDSVERAAQMMKQFDIGSIPVCQEQNLVGVVTDRDITLRSVATGQDTSIQKIKDVMTSTPVTGTPDMDVHDAAKIMSEQQIRRLPIIQNNNLVGIVALGDISVEPTLQDNAEEALKNISQPATNHI, from the coding sequence ATGCAAGTAAAAGATATAATGTCAAAAGATTTAGTAAGTTTAAATCAAGAAGATTCAGTTGAAAGAGCTGCTCAAATGATGAAACAATTCGATATTGGATCAATTCCTGTTTGCCAAGAACAAAACTTAGTTGGAGTTGTTACAGACAGAGATATAACCCTAAGATCAGTAGCAACAGGCCAAGATACAAGTATTCAAAAAATTAAAGATGTCATGACTTCAACACCTGTAACAGGAACCCCTGATATGGATGTTCATGATGCAGCTAAGATAATGAGCGAACAACAAATAAGAAGACTTCCAATTATTCAAAACAACAATCTTGTTGGTATAGTTGCTCTTGGAGATATTTCTGTAGAACCTACTCTTCAAGATAATGCTGAAGAAGCTCTTAAAAATATTTCTCAACCAGCAACTAATCACATCTAA